In Massilia violaceinigra, one DNA window encodes the following:
- a CDS encoding LytR/AlgR family response regulator transcription factor — MADCVIAEDEPLLRDALVQLLASAWPELRIVAACDDGGSALEAIAAHQPQVAFLDIRMPGLSGLDVAGVLAEVSPATQVVFVTAYDQYAIDAFERGAVDYLLKPVAPARLAATVQRVKARLASGTADAGMLAALLRQLGRALPQPARPEPLVWLTASTGAETRLIMVEDVAYFQADSKYTVVMTAQGEALLRKPIRELLEVLDPAMFRQIHRSTIVNLKAIASVARDETGRGVLRLRTRPETLAVSQPFMALFRAM; from the coding sequence ATGGCTGATTGCGTCATTGCCGAAGATGAGCCGCTGCTGCGCGATGCGCTGGTGCAGCTGCTCGCCAGCGCCTGGCCGGAGCTGCGCATCGTGGCCGCCTGCGACGATGGCGGCAGCGCGCTCGAAGCGATTGCCGCGCACCAGCCGCAGGTGGCATTCCTCGACATCCGCATGCCGGGGCTGAGCGGGCTGGACGTGGCCGGCGTGCTGGCCGAGGTCAGCCCGGCCACGCAAGTGGTGTTCGTGACCGCCTACGACCAGTACGCGATCGATGCGTTCGAGCGCGGTGCGGTCGACTACCTGCTCAAGCCGGTGGCGCCGGCGCGCCTGGCCGCCACGGTGCAGCGGGTCAAGGCGCGCCTGGCCAGCGGCACCGCGGACGCCGGCATGCTGGCGGCCCTGCTGCGCCAGCTGGGGCGCGCGCTGCCGCAGCCGGCCAGGCCGGAGCCGCTGGTATGGCTGACCGCCAGCACGGGAGCGGAAACGCGCCTGATCATGGTCGAGGATGTCGCGTATTTTCAAGCCGACAGCAAGTACACGGTGGTGATGACGGCCCAGGGCGAGGCGCTGCTGCGCAAACCCATCCGCGAACTGCTCGAGGTGCTCGATCCGGCCATGTTCCGCCAGATTCACCGCTCGACCATCGTCAACCTCAAGGCGATCGCCTCGGTGGCGCGCGACGAGACCGGGCGCGGGGTGCTGCGCCTGCGCACCCGGCCCGAGACGCTGGCCGTGAGCCAGCCGTTCATGGCCTTGTTCCGGGCCATGTGA
- a CDS encoding PEP-CTERM sorting domain-containing protein produces MMKKMMCGLALMGCALSSHAQVQGFDWSYSGFVPVFSTASSPQPQYGPFDPDYVLKGRFYAEDRDHNGTFSGSELISFTIYGNSFLNCTGSVRCGMSGFSYTPGSVLNFDTYSVTQTGQWGTGWWEQTVHSYRANDSFYSVYETDWNPNGGSVYRHNFTSETKFAISAVPEPQTWLMLGAGIALLGAAKRRRSRNA; encoded by the coding sequence ATGATGAAGAAAATGATGTGTGGTTTGGCACTGATGGGGTGCGCCCTGTCGAGTCACGCCCAAGTGCAGGGATTCGACTGGTCCTACTCGGGATTTGTGCCGGTTTTCTCTACCGCGAGTAGCCCTCAGCCACAATATGGCCCTTTCGATCCGGACTACGTGCTCAAGGGACGCTTTTACGCCGAGGATCGGGATCACAACGGAACTTTTTCCGGCTCTGAACTGATCTCCTTTACCATTTACGGTAACTCCTTCTTGAACTGCACAGGCTCGGTCCGCTGTGGAATGAGCGGCTTTTCGTATACGCCCGGTTCCGTGTTGAATTTCGACACCTATAGTGTGACTCAAACCGGGCAATGGGGCACCGGATGGTGGGAACAGACGGTGCATTCGTACCGCGCTAACGATTCGTTCTATTCTGTGTACGAAACCGATTGGAATCCGAACGGAGGATCCGTCTACAGGCATAACTTTACGTCCGAGACCAAGTTTGCCATCAGCGCTGTTCCGGAACCGCAAACCTGGCTGATGCTGGGCGCCGGCATTGCGCTGCTCGGCGCGGCCAAACGCCGCCGCTCCCGTAACGCATAA
- a CDS encoding DUF4402 domain-containing protein codes for MNTTDACLRCARLLRRSGTLGVIACLLAAMPARAQLKAVAAGDLAFGRFAAISTGFVSVGTNGARSSGGGVVLLTSAGAPARFTISDKKPANANLVYIVSLPASATISNGASSMTLTDFVSSPAGGGVLSGGTQVLAVGATLQVAAGQRRGNYNGNFNITIEYQ; via the coding sequence TTGAATACAACTGACGCGTGTCTGCGCTGCGCCCGCTTGCTGCGGCGCAGCGGCACGCTCGGCGTGATTGCCTGCCTGCTGGCAGCCATGCCGGCGCGCGCCCAGCTGAAGGCGGTGGCCGCCGGCGATCTCGCCTTCGGCCGCTTCGCCGCCATCTCCACCGGCTTTGTCAGCGTCGGCACGAACGGGGCAAGATCGTCCGGCGGCGGCGTGGTGCTGCTGACATCGGCGGGCGCGCCGGCCAGGTTCACCATCAGCGACAAAAAGCCGGCCAACGCCAACCTGGTCTACATCGTCAGCCTGCCGGCCAGCGCCACCATCAGCAACGGCGCCTCAAGCATGACCCTGACCGATTTCGTCAGCTCCCCGGCCGGCGGCGGCGTGCTCTCCGGCGGCACCCAGGTGCTCGCGGTCGGCGCCACGCTGCAGGTCGCGGCGGGCCAGAGACGCGGCAACTACAACGGCAACTTCAACATCACCATCGAATATCAATAG
- a CDS encoding fimbrial biogenesis chaperone produces MHSTFSFTRTVRLLTAAILMAALPLQALAGLMLNPTRVVFTKNQRAAQVELINSDSTPATYRISLVNRRMTENGEFTGADTAGPDDRFADTMLSFSPRQVTLLPSTAQVVRVMLRKPATLAAGEYRSHLHFEKLADTGAASSVETQAASAQQIGVVLNTLIGASIPVIVRHQTEGASVTLSALDVQRGAKGAQLSFQIGRSGDSSVYGDVSATFVPQGGSEQVLAKAAGVAIYTPNPMRKASLNLTMPPGVTLARGTLHLRFRERAEAGGAVLAEATLALP; encoded by the coding sequence ATGCACTCCACCTTCTCCTTCACGCGCACCGTACGGCTGCTTACGGCAGCGATCCTGATGGCCGCCCTGCCCTTGCAGGCGCTGGCCGGCCTGATGCTCAACCCGACCCGCGTCGTATTCACCAAGAACCAGCGCGCCGCCCAGGTCGAACTGATCAACAGCGACAGCACGCCCGCCACCTACCGTATCAGCCTGGTCAACCGGCGCATGACCGAGAACGGCGAATTCACCGGCGCCGACACGGCCGGGCCGGACGACCGCTTCGCCGATACGATGCTGAGCTTCTCGCCGCGCCAGGTCACCCTGCTGCCCAGCACCGCGCAAGTGGTGCGCGTCATGCTGCGCAAACCGGCCACCCTGGCCGCCGGCGAATACCGCTCGCACCTGCACTTCGAAAAACTGGCCGACACCGGCGCCGCCAGCAGCGTGGAGACGCAAGCAGCCAGCGCCCAGCAAATCGGAGTGGTCCTCAACACCCTGATCGGCGCCTCGATTCCCGTCATCGTGCGACACCAGACCGAGGGCGCCAGCGTCACCCTGAGCGCGCTCGACGTGCAGCGCGGCGCCAAGGGCGCGCAGCTGTCGTTCCAGATCGGGCGCAGCGGCGACAGCTCGGTGTACGGCGACGTCAGCGCCACCTTCGTGCCGCAGGGCGGCTCCGAGCAGGTGCTGGCCAAGGCCGCCGGCGTGGCCATCTACACCCCCAACCCCATGCGCAAGGCCAGCCTGAACCTGACCATGCCGCCCGGCGTGACGCTGGCGCGCGGCACCCTGCACCTACGCTTTCGCGAGCGTGCCGAAGCCGGCGGCGCCGTACTGGCCGAAGCCACGCTCGCCCTGCCCTGA
- a CDS encoding DUF4402 domain-containing protein — protein MNTTIKQQRTLSTLAVLAVVAAGLGLGAPAYAAQATATAGGTVVTPIAVVVGTNLAFGTFAAAAGGTITVSTSGVRAVSGVVAMGASATSAAKFDITGEPGSTYAITHSGTAVLTNTGGGGETMALAKFSDLTGANATSGDVSTGTLSAGGTQSLYVGGTLTVAANQAPGTYAGNVIATVEYN, from the coding sequence ATGAACACAACGATCAAGCAGCAGCGCACCCTGTCCACCCTGGCCGTACTCGCCGTCGTCGCCGCCGGCCTGGGCCTGGGCGCGCCAGCGTACGCCGCGCAAGCGACGGCCACCGCCGGCGGCACCGTGGTCACCCCGATCGCCGTCGTCGTCGGCACCAACCTGGCGTTCGGCACCTTTGCCGCCGCGGCCGGCGGCACCATCACCGTCAGCACCAGCGGCGTGCGCGCCGTCAGCGGCGTGGTGGCGATGGGCGCGTCGGCCACCTCGGCGGCCAAGTTCGACATCACGGGCGAGCCGGGCAGCACCTACGCCATCACCCACTCCGGCACGGCCGTGCTGACCAACACCGGCGGTGGCGGCGAAACGATGGCCCTGGCCAAATTCAGCGACCTGACCGGCGCCAACGCCACCTCGGGCGATGTCTCCACCGGCACCCTGTCGGCCGGCGGCACCCAGTCGCTGTATGTGGGCGGCACCCTGACCGTGGCCGCCAACCAGGCTCCTGGCACCTATGCCGGCAATGTCATCGCCACCGTTGAATACAACTGA
- a CDS encoding PEP-CTERM sorting domain-containing protein encodes MVKKLMCGLALMGCAMSSQAAVQGFDWTFSGFTPHWSSEMTPWGEDGDFDPSTTFTGRFFAEDLDKNGSFSLSEVTSFSIGGQSKLDCKAPERCGLTTFSYTPGSVLNFDAFDTSEYGQWGSGWSRYTNSYRTGSEFYSVTENDWSMSGARSYSYVFKPETKFAISAISAVPEPQTWLMMGAGIALLGAAKRRRSRKA; translated from the coding sequence ATGGTGAAGAAACTGATGTGCGGGCTGGCGTTGATGGGATGTGCGATGTCGAGCCAGGCCGCGGTGCAGGGATTCGACTGGACGTTTTCGGGCTTTACGCCGCACTGGTCCAGCGAGATGACTCCTTGGGGAGAAGATGGCGACTTTGATCCGAGCACCACGTTCACTGGGCGCTTCTTTGCCGAGGATCTCGACAAGAACGGCAGTTTTTCACTGTCGGAAGTGACGTCCTTTTCGATCGGCGGGCAATCCAAGCTGGACTGCAAAGCGCCAGAACGCTGCGGACTGACCACGTTTTCGTATACCCCCGGTTCGGTATTGAATTTCGATGCCTTTGACACCTCTGAATATGGGCAATGGGGCAGCGGGTGGTCGCGATATACGAATTCGTACCGGACTGGATCCGAATTCTATTCCGTGACCGAAAACGATTGGTCGATGTCCGGGGCGCGCTCGTACAGCTATGTGTTTAAACCCGAGACCAAGTTTGCCATCAGTGCCATCAGCGCCGTTCCGGAGCCGCAAACCTGGCTGATGATGGGTGCCGGCATTGCGCTGCTCGGCGCGGCAAAGCGGCGCCGCTCGCGCAAGGCGTGA
- a CDS encoding histidine kinase — protein MTSFFFIFRVTLAWTIANTILAITVAQTLLHDRDSGGGLLLLVLGAAGLAAVTAFSHVRRVRLLTGEVNPGTLASRQRRQIEVPFEAGETFDIIDAAIRELPGAEQVDSARDSLQVRAKIRYLHPYRGGLLFQMTGHSGPSGNQVIVTVTPNGDAGSVTLICEPERWAWTDWFLLDAGANLENADAIGRAVARRVAERRRSEQAAAIQTATEKELTVAKLSLLHAQVEPHFLYNTLANAQLLTRSDPARADEMLGNLITYLRNSLPRTDDALATLGHELERVRAYLDILAIRMGPRLRLQVEVAAPLHGAPFPAMMLQTLVENAIKHGLEPKPGGGTVWIIARVHDGALTVTVADDGRGFSAEGGGTGIGLRNVRERLRLAYGSGAAFTIVSNYPCGVAATISVPYRAAGTALVEEKLHG, from the coding sequence ATGACGAGTTTCTTTTTTATCTTCCGCGTGACCCTGGCGTGGACTATCGCCAATACGATACTGGCGATCACGGTGGCGCAAACGCTGCTGCACGACCGCGACAGCGGTGGCGGCCTGTTGCTGCTGGTGCTGGGCGCGGCGGGATTGGCCGCGGTGACCGCGTTTTCGCATGTGCGGCGGGTGCGCCTGCTCACCGGCGAGGTCAATCCCGGCACCCTGGCCAGCCGCCAGCGGCGCCAGATCGAAGTGCCGTTCGAGGCCGGCGAGACGTTCGACATCATCGATGCCGCGATCCGCGAATTGCCCGGCGCCGAGCAGGTCGACAGCGCGCGCGACAGCCTGCAGGTGCGCGCCAAGATCCGTTATCTGCATCCTTACCGCGGCGGCTTGCTGTTTCAAATGACCGGCCACAGCGGGCCGAGCGGCAACCAGGTCATCGTCACCGTCACGCCAAACGGCGACGCCGGCAGCGTGACCCTGATCTGCGAGCCGGAACGGTGGGCCTGGACCGACTGGTTCCTGCTCGACGCCGGCGCCAACCTCGAAAACGCCGACGCCATCGGCCGCGCCGTGGCGCGCCGGGTGGCCGAGCGGCGCCGCAGCGAGCAGGCGGCGGCGATCCAGACGGCGACCGAGAAGGAACTGACCGTCGCCAAGCTGAGCTTGCTGCATGCGCAGGTCGAACCGCATTTTCTATACAACACGCTGGCCAATGCGCAATTGCTGACCCGCAGCGATCCGGCCCGCGCCGACGAGATGCTGGGCAACCTGATCACCTACCTGCGCAACTCGCTGCCGCGCACCGACGATGCGCTCGCGACCCTGGGCCATGAACTCGAGCGCGTGCGCGCCTATCTCGACATCCTGGCCATCCGCATGGGGCCGCGCCTGCGCCTGCAGGTCGAGGTGGCGGCGCCATTGCACGGGGCGCCGTTTCCCGCCATGATGCTGCAGACCCTGGTCGAAAACGCCATCAAGCACGGATTGGAGCCGAAACCGGGCGGCGGCACGGTATGGATCATCGCGCGCGTGCACGACGGCGCGCTGACAGTGACGGTGGCCGACGATGGACGCGGCTTTTCCGCCGAAGGAGGCGGCACCGGGATCGGCCTGCGCAATGTGCGCGAGCGGCTGCGCCTGGCGTACGGCAGCGGCGCGGCCTTTACCATCGTGTCGAACTATCCGTGCGGGGTGGCGGCGACGATCAGCGTGCCGTACCGCGCCGCAGGCACGGCACTGGTGGAGGAGAAGCTGCATGGCTGA
- a CDS encoding PEP-CTERM sorting domain-containing protein — protein MIKKMMCGLALMGCALSSQAEVQGFDWSYTGFLPSYSSSSNPQPEYGEFDPNLVLKGRFLADDRDKNGVFSVAELTSFTIDGQSFMDCTGERTCFVDNFSFTLGGALTFSAFDTVDYRHDNGVRSITTRGFRTARGFYTYRESGSGADGYSHHITEQTKFAISAVPEPQTWLMLGAGIALLGAVKRRRSRKV, from the coding sequence ATGATCAAGAAAATGATGTGTGGACTTGCGCTCATGGGATGCGCGCTGTCGAGCCAGGCCGAAGTACAGGGATTCGACTGGTCGTATACCGGCTTCTTGCCATCGTATTCGTCGTCGTCCAATCCTCAGCCCGAGTATGGCGAATTCGATCCCAATCTCGTGCTCAAGGGCCGATTCCTCGCCGACGACCGCGATAAGAATGGCGTTTTTTCGGTCGCGGAACTTACTTCCTTTACCATTGACGGTCAATCGTTCATGGACTGCACGGGTGAGCGCACATGTTTCGTCGACAATTTTTCGTTCACCCTTGGTGGCGCGTTGACCTTTTCGGCCTTCGACACCGTTGACTACCGGCACGACAACGGCGTACGAAGCATCACCACGCGCGGTTTCCGGACAGCTAGAGGCTTCTACACCTACCGCGAAAGCGGGTCGGGCGCGGACGGGTACTCCCATCACATCACCGAGCAGACCAAATTTGCCATCAGCGCGGTTCCGGAACCGCAAACCTGGCTGATGCTCGGTGCCGGCATTGCGCTGCTCGGTGCGGTAAAACGCCGCCGCTCGCGCAAGGTTTGA
- a CDS encoding NAD(P)/FAD-dependent oxidoreductase has translation MRGEIVIVGGGAGGLELASKLGRKLGPSKVFLVDSRLSHIWKPSLHEVAAGTLDIHQEGLSYQMLAHDNGFSFVYGALTGLDAAARRLTIGPIRTPQDEEVLPERTLEFGSLVIAVGSTSNYFGVPGAKEYTISLNATEDAERFRLQLLKLLARADARKAVEPAAGVDIVIIGGGATGVELAAELREASAVYTTYGFQHLKPQQDVRITLLEGAPRILAPLPERVSSAALKLLHERGIKVVNECRVTGIAPGQVTDKNGNVYPSDLCVWAAGIRAPEFLATLGLPLAKGGQIEVDGFLRVKDAPGIYAMGDCAACVDAEGKMVPPRAQAAHQQADYLLATFLRQQAGKAPQTKPYEYKDYGSLVSFGQTTTVGSLMGSLKGLSWFVEGFFARMMYVSLHLMHHAAVLGHVRTGVLALARFLIKRSTPQVKLH, from the coding sequence TTGCGCGGCGAAATAGTGATTGTCGGTGGTGGGGCGGGCGGCCTGGAACTGGCCAGCAAACTGGGCCGCAAGCTGGGCCCGTCCAAGGTCTTTCTCGTCGATAGCCGCTTGTCGCACATCTGGAAGCCCTCGCTGCATGAAGTCGCCGCCGGCACCCTCGATATCCACCAGGAAGGCTTGTCCTACCAGATGCTGGCCCACGATAACGGCTTCAGCTTCGTCTACGGCGCCCTGACCGGACTCGATGCCGCCGCCAGGCGCCTGACCATCGGCCCCATCCGCACGCCCCAGGACGAGGAAGTCCTGCCCGAGCGCACGCTCGAGTTCGGCTCGCTGGTGATCGCCGTCGGCAGCACCTCGAATTATTTCGGCGTGCCCGGGGCCAAGGAATACACGATTTCCCTGAACGCGACCGAAGACGCCGAGCGCTTCCGCCTGCAGTTGCTCAAACTGCTGGCCCGGGCCGACGCGCGCAAGGCAGTCGAGCCGGCGGCCGGGGTCGATATCGTCATCATCGGCGGCGGCGCCACCGGCGTCGAACTGGCGGCCGAGCTGCGCGAAGCGAGCGCGGTGTACACCACTTACGGCTTCCAGCACCTCAAACCGCAGCAGGACGTGCGCATCACCTTGCTCGAAGGCGCGCCGCGCATTCTCGCTCCGCTGCCCGAAAGGGTGTCCAGCGCGGCCCTCAAGCTGCTGCACGAACGCGGCATCAAGGTGGTCAACGAATGCCGCGTGACGGGCATCGCGCCCGGCCAGGTGACCGACAAGAACGGCAATGTGTACCCGTCCGACCTGTGCGTGTGGGCGGCCGGCATCCGCGCGCCGGAATTCCTGGCCACGCTCGGCTTGCCGCTGGCCAAGGGCGGGCAGATCGAGGTCGACGGCTTCCTGCGCGTGAAGGATGCGCCCGGCATCTACGCCATGGGCGACTGCGCCGCCTGCGTCGATGCCGAGGGCAAGATGGTGCCGCCGCGCGCGCAGGCAGCGCACCAGCAGGCCGACTATCTGCTCGCGACTTTCCTGCGCCAGCAGGCCGGCAAGGCGCCGCAAACGAAGCCCTACGAATACAAGGATTACGGCTCGCTGGTGTCGTTCGGCCAGACCACCACCGTGGGCAGTCTGATGGGCTCGCTCAAGGGCTTGAGCTGGTTCGTCGAAGGCTTTTTTGCGCGCATGATGTATGTGAGCCTGCACCTGATGCATCACGCAGCCGTGCTCGGTCATGTGCGGACCGGCGTGCTGGCGCTGGCGCGCTTCCTGATCAAGCGCAGCACGCCTCAAGTCAAGCTGCACTGA
- a CDS encoding DUF885 domain-containing protein, with translation MPTPFQRAVAPRLIAALVALSLGGAAVPVLAATPGAGAGAAAAVDKRDAAFDKWADGFAADWVRLSPQRATVDQYFRGAEQQALDRQLTPITVAHRARYAALARAGVARLDRFLAGSLDSTQRVSAETMRWSLANHLAGERFEDHAFVFSQFGGTHIALVSFMSAAHPMRRAADVDSYLARLAQIGERMDQANARTRAAAARGLLPPRFILERAQGQVDAFLKPAADKNVLVLALAERSAALADLTPAARAAAIDKAAAIVGKSVLPAYARSQALLAELHPKTGDAAGIARLPDGAAAYSHALASFTGTTLNAAHIHAIGLREVARIEGEMDRHLRQLGFTDGSIDARMKALDKTFQPAAEPDPRAAILAGYAAMVRDAEQRSARLFNLKPRAPVEVRREPPLTEGSASAHYSVPAPDGSLPGIFWVPLRGPAFDMIRMRSLAYHEAVPGHHFQLAIQQELSGLPAWRRQRIFGGGSAHSEGWALYTERLAVEQGWYEGDVPGLLGALGSELFRARRLVVDTGLHSKGWTRQQAIDYGIGAAEVERYVVWPGQACAYMLGMLRILELREKARLALGERFTLPAFHDVILKNGSVPLDVLGKIIDQWIADQSKPAAT, from the coding sequence ATGCCTACCCCGTTCCAGCGCGCCGTCGCGCCCCGTCTGATCGCCGCCCTGGTGGCCTTGTCGCTTGGCGGCGCCGCCGTGCCGGTGCTCGCTGCCACGCCTGGCGCCGGTGCCGGTGCCGCGGCCGCGGTGGACAAGCGCGACGCCGCCTTCGACAAATGGGCCGATGGCTTTGCCGCCGACTGGGTGCGGCTGTCGCCCCAGCGCGCCACGGTCGACCAGTATTTCCGCGGCGCCGAACAGCAAGCGCTGGACCGCCAGCTCACGCCCATCACTGTGGCGCACCGCGCCAGGTATGCGGCGCTGGCCAGGGCTGGTGTCGCGCGGCTCGACCGCTTCCTGGCCGGGTCCCTCGACAGCACCCAGCGCGTGTCGGCCGAGACCATGCGCTGGTCGCTGGCCAACCACCTGGCCGGCGAGCGTTTCGAAGACCACGCCTTCGTGTTCTCGCAATTTGGCGGCACCCACATCGCGCTGGTCAGCTTCATGAGCGCGGCGCACCCGATGCGGCGCGCGGCCGATGTCGACAGCTACCTGGCGCGCCTGGCGCAGATTGGCGAACGCATGGACCAGGCCAACGCGCGCACCCGCGCCGCCGCCGCGCGCGGCCTGCTGCCGCCGCGCTTCATCCTCGAACGCGCGCAGGGGCAGGTCGACGCCTTCCTCAAGCCGGCCGCCGACAAGAACGTGCTGGTGCTCGCGCTGGCCGAGCGCAGCGCCGCCCTGGCCGACCTGACGCCGGCGGCGCGCGCCGCCGCCATCGACAAAGCGGCGGCCATCGTCGGCAAGAGCGTCCTGCCGGCCTACGCCAGGAGCCAGGCGCTGCTGGCCGAGCTGCACCCCAAGACCGGCGACGCCGCCGGCATTGCGCGCCTGCCCGACGGCGCCGCCGCGTACAGCCATGCGCTGGCCAGCTTCACCGGCACCACCCTGAACGCGGCCCATATCCACGCGATCGGCCTGCGTGAAGTGGCGCGCATCGAGGGCGAGATGGACCGCCACCTGCGCCAACTGGGATTCACCGACGGCAGCATCGACGCGCGCATGAAAGCGCTCGACAAAACCTTCCAGCCGGCGGCCGAACCCGATCCGCGCGCGGCGATCCTGGCCGGTTACGCGGCCATGGTGCGCGACGCCGAACAGCGCAGCGCCAGGCTGTTCAACCTCAAGCCGCGCGCGCCGGTCGAGGTGCGGCGCGAACCGCCGCTGACCGAGGGCAGCGCCTCGGCGCACTACAGCGTGCCGGCGCCGGACGGCAGCCTGCCCGGCATCTTCTGGGTGCCGCTGCGCGGGCCGGCGTTCGACATGATCCGCATGCGCAGCCTGGCGTATCACGAAGCGGTGCCGGGGCACCACTTCCAGCTCGCCATCCAGCAGGAACTGAGCGGCCTGCCGGCCTGGCGCAGGCAGCGCATTTTTGGCGGCGGCAGCGCGCACTCCGAAGGGTGGGCGCTGTACACCGAGCGGCTGGCGGTGGAGCAGGGCTGGTACGAAGGCGACGTGCCGGGTTTGCTGGGGGCGCTCGGTTCGGAACTGTTCCGCGCGCGCCGGCTGGTGGTCGACACCGGCTTGCACAGCAAGGGCTGGACGCGCCAACAAGCGATCGACTACGGCATTGGCGCGGCCGAGGTGGAGCGCTACGTGGTGTGGCCGGGCCAGGCCTGCGCCTACATGCTGGGCATGCTGCGCATCCTCGAACTGCGCGAGAAAGCGCGGCTGGCGCTGGGCGAGCGCTTCACCTTGCCGGCGTTCCACGACGTCATCCTCAAGAACGGCTCGGTGCCGCTGGACGTGCTCGGCAAGATAATCGACCAATGGATCGCCGACCAATCCAAGCCCGCCGCGACCTGA
- a CDS encoding PEP-CTERM sorting domain-containing protein: MIKKLMCGLALMGCALSSHAEVQGFDWAYTGFLPSWGSETNPEPKYGEFNPDHVLKGRFFAEDRDLNGVFSAAEVTSFTIYGESFMNCTGVRRCGLSEFSFTPGGALSFYAYDSVEYGVWREGWSRTSRGFEAGRRFYTSYESDWSVGRVQDYGVTAQTKFAISAVPEPQTWLMMGAGIALLGAAKRRSRKA; encoded by the coding sequence ATGATCAAGAAACTGATGTGTGGGCTGGCACTGATGGGATGCGCGCTGTCGAGCCATGCCGAGGTGCAGGGCTTCGACTGGGCGTATACCGGATTTTTACCGTCGTGGGGGTCGGAGACGAATCCTGAGCCCAAGTATGGCGAATTCAATCCCGACCACGTGCTCAAGGGGCGTTTCTTCGCCGAGGACCGCGATCTGAATGGCGTGTTTTCCGCCGCGGAAGTGACCTCCTTCACCATTTACGGTGAATCGTTCATGAACTGCACGGGTGTGCGCCGCTGTGGGCTGAGCGAGTTTTCGTTCACGCCGGGTGGCGCGTTGAGCTTTTACGCCTACGACTCCGTCGAGTACGGCGTATGGCGCGAGGGCTGGTCGCGTACGTCGCGCGGATTCGAGGCAGGCCGCCGCTTCTATACTTCCTACGAAAGCGACTGGTCTGTCGGGAGGGTGCAAGACTATGGCGTCACCGCCCAGACCAAGTTTGCCATCAGCGCTGTTCCGGAACCGCAAACCTGGCTGATGATGGGCGCGGGCATTGCGCTGCTCGGCGCGGCCAAACGCCGCTCGCGCAAGGCGTAA